The following proteins are co-located in the Deinococcus metallilatus genome:
- the surE gene encoding 5'/3'-nucleotidase SurE codes for MTDTHTSDRPRILVANDDGIFSPGIKALALALADVGDVVVVAPDVEQSAVGHGITIRRPLRFKHTASAGFGSLPAYRVDGTPADCVVLGVHLLGRPDLVVSGINLGPNLGDDLTHSGTVAAAIEGLALGLPAIAFSQQGSAGGEYSFTAGAAYAARLARQVLGRSLPPRVLLNVNFPGGMPRGVRVTRVGEHRWEDTIVTRQDPEGREYHWVAGQSRAADAHDQSTDYGALQAGYISVTPVRLDLTARDLLGEIADYVPEA; via the coding sequence TTCTGGTCGCCAATGACGACGGCATCTTCTCCCCCGGCATCAAGGCGCTGGCCCTGGCGTTGGCGGACGTGGGAGACGTGGTGGTGGTGGCCCCGGACGTGGAGCAGTCGGCGGTGGGGCACGGGATCACCATCCGCCGTCCCCTCCGCTTCAAGCACACCGCCTCGGCGGGGTTCGGGTCCCTGCCCGCCTACCGGGTGGACGGCACGCCCGCCGACTGCGTGGTGCTGGGCGTTCACCTGCTCGGCAGGCCCGACTTGGTGGTCAGCGGCATCAACCTGGGGCCGAATCTGGGCGACGACCTGACGCACTCGGGCACGGTCGCGGCGGCCATCGAGGGCCTCGCGCTGGGCCTTCCGGCCATCGCCTTCAGCCAGCAGGGGAGCGCGGGCGGTGAGTACAGCTTCACGGCGGGCGCGGCCTATGCCGCGCGGCTGGCGCGGCAAGTGCTCGGCCGGAGCCTGCCGCCGCGCGTGCTGCTGAATGTGAACTTCCCGGGGGGGATGCCGCGCGGCGTGCGCGTGACCCGGGTGGGCGAGCACCGCTGGGAAGACACCATCGTGACCCGCCAGGACCCCGAGGGCCGCGAGTACCACTGGGTTGCCGGGCAGAGCCGCGCCGCCGACGCGCACGACCAGAGCACCGATTACGGCGCGCTCCAGGCCGGATACATCAGCGTGACCCCGGTGCGCCTGGACCTGACGGCCC